A genomic window from Lotus japonicus ecotype B-129 chromosome 1, LjGifu_v1.2 includes:
- the LOC130732613 gene encoding protein PELOTA 1-like, with amino-acid sequence MKLLEKDITLNQSGSVKVIAEDPDDLWLLYNLISSGDTVTADTTRKVHLQSSTKSTAASRVKLTLHLKVTRRDFHKDSSTLRIHGRNLEPNQYVSAGSFHTFTLETNNPFELHKKLWNPQAIEILNESTKNLTCSSDSSNADIVVVPLQQNQAEIYLLTKGITTRCSKVEASPSSSHSQALRKASFNVFFREVFVDFVKCVDFNVVRSVVIASDNASRKRKGEFHKFLLSEARRLRMRWIEENKTCVVVVGPGCGDLRDVLGDVAVMNVIRESKVGLEIRVCKELWDMVCNGSDRVCYGPRVVESAQEMRAIETLLISDELYRSEETGVRLKYEGLVRAVKDGGGKALVYSSMHVSAPHLAQLTGVAAILRFPLPDLEDMEDVV; translated from the coding sequence ATGAAGCTCCTTGAGAAGGATATTACCCTAAACCAGTCGGGTAGTGTGAAGGTGATTGCGGAAGACCCCGATGACTTATGGCTCCTCTACAACCTCATTTCCAGTGGTGACACCGTCACCGCCGACACCACACGCAAGGTCCACCTCCAGTCATCCACCAAGAGCACAGCCGCATCACGCGTCAAGCTCACACTCCACCTCAAGGTAACGCGCCGCGACTTCCACAAAGACTCCTCCACCCTCCGCATCCACGGCCGCAACCTCGAGCCCAACCAATATGTTTCTGCAGGATCCTTCCACACGTTCACCCTCGAAACAAATAACCCCTTTGAGCTTCACAAGAAGCTATGGAACCCCCAAGCCATCGAAATCTTAAACGAAAGCACTAAAAATCTCACATGTTCTTCTGATTCTTCCAATGCTGACATTGTTGTTGTTCCTCTTCAACAAAACCAAGCTGAGATATACTTGCTTACAAAAGGGATTACCACACGTTGTTCCAAGGTTGAAGCTTCACCATCTTCTTCACATTCACAAGCACTGAGAAAAGCTTCCTTTAACGTGTTCTTCCGTGAAGTTTTTGTCGATTTTGTGAAGTGCGTGGATTTTAATGTGGTTAGGAGTGTGGTGATAGCGAGCGATAATGCGTCAAGGAAGAGAAAGGGAGAGTTTCATAAGTTTTTGTTGTCAGAAGCTAGGAGGTTGAGGATGAGGTGGATAGAGGAGAACAAGACATGTGTCGTGGTTGTGGGGCCCGGGTGTGGTGATTTGAGGGACGTTTTGGGTGACGTGGCGGTGATGAATGTGATAAGGGAGAGCAAGGTAGGGTTGGAGATTAGGGTTTGTAAGGAGTTGTGGGATATGGTGTGTAACGGCTCAGATCGCGTGTGTTATGGTCCAAGGGTTGTGGAGAGTGCGCAGGAGATGAGGGCTATTGAGACCCTTTTGATAAGTGATGAACTTTATAGGAGTGAAGAGACTGGGGTGAGGTTAAAGTATGAGGGTTTGGTGAGAGCAGTGAAGGACGGTGGAGGAAAGGCTTTGGTGTATTCCTCCATGCATGTCTCAGCACCGCATCTTGCTCAGCTCACGGGTGTTGCTGCTATTCTAAGGTTTCCTTTACCTGATCTTGAAGACATGGAGGATGTTGTTTAA